A single window of Archangium gephyra DNA harbors:
- a CDS encoding DUF4214 domain-containing protein, producing MPFDGDTALLVLAWALGAGPLKFFCIIRHRAGSFTLRGHKPEEFIVVKLIKIAVALSVGLMTGTASAEVPYQFIAKQYTEVLGRAPDQSGWTYYANGFSTSGCSQAMLRQYGRQFYQSNEFASRGYNASEKVVVAYRGILSREPSASEVGYWVTQLQNGIPWMTVVDNFFNNSEFASLVSRICMGRDYSANGGRPYVITSSRDQATLQQQLYTNGVVVLNPQEVVYLTSTLYIPVGALLTTRDAVDANQTARFGRLVRDRTFNGPLVELRGTMDKVWVDGQGGRLTSSSSVADNTVTAMQGTIQNSRLSDPAGWTNLQAPEWCTGPVTIANNLITGYANPHSGVGGWADGLSIACSGSTARYNSIIDATDVGIIVFSRQSSAGWSGTNIVARNNTVIAAGRSAYAGLAFDAGHQDGADFTGSYIQDNLLWTSPLQHFDIALTMGTNPWDWGMGANATAIRNGSGSLRNTVHLGIVVDGMLNATVLENNFSPVGVNTGIPCPQNSGVSAHFSPSPGHATGNIQGPTSNMTVHGCMYHP from the coding sequence GTGCCCTTCGACGGTGACACCGCACTTCTCGTACTGGCCTGGGCGCTGGGTGCCGGGCCCTTGAAGTTTTTCTGCATCATTCGCCACCGCGCCGGCTCATTCACCTTGAGGGGACACAAGCCGGAGGAGTTTATCGTGGTGAAGTTGATCAAGATTGCTGTCGCGCTGAGCGTGGGCCTCATGACGGGTACGGCCTCCGCGGAAGTGCCGTACCAGTTCATTGCCAAGCAATACACCGAGGTGCTGGGACGTGCGCCCGACCAGAGCGGGTGGACGTATTACGCCAACGGCTTCAGCACCAGTGGGTGCTCACAAGCCATGCTCAGGCAATACGGTCGCCAGTTCTATCAATCGAACGAGTTCGCCTCCCGCGGCTACAACGCATCGGAGAAGGTCGTCGTCGCCTATCGCGGAATCCTGAGCCGGGAACCGAGCGCGAGCGAGGTGGGCTATTGGGTCACGCAACTGCAGAACGGCATCCCGTGGATGACCGTCGTGGACAACTTCTTCAACAACTCCGAATTCGCGAGCCTGGTGTCGAGAATCTGCATGGGCCGCGACTACAGCGCCAACGGGGGGCGGCCCTATGTGATCACCTCCAGTCGCGACCAGGCCACCCTGCAGCAGCAGCTCTACACGAACGGCGTCGTGGTACTCAACCCGCAGGAGGTGGTCTACCTCACGAGCACCCTCTACATCCCGGTGGGCGCCCTCCTGACGACCCGCGACGCCGTGGATGCGAATCAGACGGCGCGCTTCGGCCGTCTCGTGCGCGATCGCACGTTCAACGGTCCGCTCGTCGAACTCCGGGGCACCATGGACAAGGTGTGGGTCGACGGCCAGGGCGGCCGGCTCACCTCCAGCTCCAGCGTGGCCGACAACACGGTGACGGCGATGCAGGGGACCATCCAGAATTCCCGGCTCAGTGATCCCGCCGGCTGGACGAACCTCCAAGCGCCGGAGTGGTGCACCGGCCCTGTCACGATCGCGAACAACCTGATCACGGGTTATGCAAACCCTCACTCCGGGGTCGGCGGCTGGGCGGATGGTCTCAGCATCGCGTGCAGTGGGAGCACGGCTCGATACAACTCCATCATCGACGCCACGGACGTAGGCATCATCGTCTTCTCCCGCCAGAGCAGCGCCGGGTGGAGTGGCACGAACATCGTGGCGCGGAACAACACCGTCATCGCCGCCGGCCGGAGCGCCTATGCTGGGCTCGCCTTCGACGCCGGGCACCAGGACGGAGCCGACTTCACCGGCTCCTACATCCAAGACAACCTCCTCTGGACGAGCCCACTCCAGCACTTCGACATCGCCCTGACCATGGGGACCAACCCGTGGGATTGGGGAATGGGCGCGAATGCGACGGCCATCCGCAACGGTTCGGGAAGCCTGCGCAACACCGTCCACCTGGGTATCGTCGTGGATGGCATGCTGAACGCCACCGTGCTGGAAAACAACTTCTCCCCGGTGGGCGTCAACACCGGAATCCCCTGCCCGCAGAACAGCGGCGTGAGCGCTCATTTCTCCCCGTCTCCCGGCCATGCCACGGGCAACATCCAGGGCCCGACTAGCAACATGACGGTGCACGGCTGCATGTACCACCCCTGA
- a CDS encoding SDR family NAD(P)-dependent oxidoreductase, with protein MKVSELKVVVTGAAGGLGRHFCLSLCREGASVAAVDLNADGLASLAREAEGLPGKLRTYSADITRPEDTGEVVKRAQAELGPLNGLVNNAGIARDGRLLKVDERREEVLRMPREQWQKVLDVNLTGTFYMAREVAAVMVESKTRPGIIINISSISRHGIAGQANYSAAKAGVAVSSRVWAQELAPFGIRVVAIAPGFVRTGLIGVMSKEALEDVVSRVPMERLGEPEEIYAGLRFAIECDYFNGRCLDIDGGLGV; from the coding sequence ATGAAGGTGAGCGAGCTGAAGGTGGTGGTGACGGGCGCGGCGGGCGGGCTGGGGCGGCACTTCTGCCTGTCGCTGTGCCGCGAGGGCGCCTCGGTGGCGGCGGTGGACCTGAACGCGGACGGGCTGGCGTCGCTGGCGCGCGAGGCGGAGGGCCTGCCGGGAAAGCTGCGGACGTACTCGGCCGACATCACCCGCCCGGAGGATACCGGCGAGGTGGTGAAGCGGGCGCAGGCGGAGCTGGGCCCCCTCAACGGCCTGGTGAACAACGCCGGCATTGCCCGCGACGGGCGGCTGCTCAAGGTGGACGAGCGGCGCGAGGAGGTCCTCCGGATGCCGCGCGAGCAGTGGCAGAAGGTGCTCGACGTGAACCTCACCGGGACGTTCTACATGGCCCGTGAGGTGGCGGCGGTGATGGTGGAGTCGAAGACGCGGCCCGGCATCATCATCAACATCTCGTCCATCTCCCGTCACGGCATCGCCGGGCAGGCCAACTACTCGGCGGCCAAGGCCGGTGTGGCGGTGAGCAGCCGGGTGTGGGCCCAGGAGCTGGCGCCCTTCGGCATCCGCGTGGTGGCCATCGCGCCGGGCTTCGTGCGCACCGGCCTCATCGGCGTGATGAGCAAGGAGGCGCTGGAGGACGTCGTCTCGCGCGTGCCGATGGAGCGGCTGGGCGAGCCGGAGGAGATCTACGCCGGCCTGCGCTTCGCCATCGAGTGCGACTACTTCAACGGCCGCTGCCTGGACATCGACGGCGGGCTGGGTGTCTAG
- a CDS encoding SDR family NAD(P)-dependent oxidoreductase: MQRDTKSNGRVALVTGASSGFGLLTSVELARDGYTVFATLRDTTRRGELDEAAREAGVEVRVLRLDVTDEASISSAVDEVLRSTGRIDVLVNNAGYTLDGYFEDVSAAELREQFETNVFGLAAVTRAVLPAMRQRGEGTLINVSSLSGRNPGPGYSAYCASKAAVNALSESLREELAPFGIHVVLVEPGGYTGTNILRRNRRLPALALDPSSPYHRMTQALEAEMQGLAARPKGNPREVALAIVEAANDPKAWPRRELRAK; this comes from the coding sequence ATGCAGCGGGATACGAAAAGCAACGGCCGGGTGGCGCTCGTCACCGGCGCATCGAGCGGCTTCGGGCTGCTCACCTCGGTGGAACTGGCGCGCGACGGCTACACGGTCTTCGCCACCCTGCGGGACACCACCCGCCGTGGCGAACTCGACGAGGCGGCGCGCGAGGCCGGTGTCGAGGTACGGGTGCTCCGGCTGGACGTGACGGACGAGGCATCCATCTCCAGCGCGGTGGACGAGGTGCTGCGGAGCACCGGCCGCATCGACGTGCTCGTCAACAACGCGGGCTATACGCTGGACGGCTACTTCGAGGACGTGTCCGCGGCGGAGCTGCGCGAGCAGTTCGAGACCAACGTCTTCGGCCTGGCGGCGGTGACGCGCGCGGTGCTGCCCGCCATGCGCCAGCGTGGCGAGGGCACCCTCATCAACGTCTCCTCCCTCTCCGGGCGCAACCCGGGCCCCGGCTACTCGGCCTACTGCGCGTCCAAGGCGGCGGTGAATGCGCTGAGCGAGTCGCTGCGCGAGGAACTGGCGCCGTTCGGCATCCACGTGGTCCTCGTGGAGCCGGGCGGCTACACCGGGACGAACATCCTGCGGCGCAACCGCCGGCTGCCGGCCCTCGCGCTGGATCCCTCCTCGCCGTACCACCGGATGACGCAGGCCCTGGAGGCGGAGATGCAGGGGCTGGCCGCCAGGCCCAAGGGCAATCCGCGCGAGGTGGCACTCGCCATCGTCGAGGCCGCCAACGATCCGAAGGCCTGGCCGCGCCGCGAGCTGCGGGCGAAGTGA
- a CDS encoding prephenate dehydrogenase/arogenate dehydrogenase family protein produces the protein MPLTRILLLGANGAVGRAFSRLLAGEGRAVIGADLGETRADESVAEYLRADVSAPTPELLRQVAGADCVLAALPEPAILAALGSVVPAMRPGTLFVDTSSVKSEIVERAGHDARAVEFLSINPLFAPSVPFRGQNVAVVGERGGEKAREFVALMEGWGGRVVPFTAEEHDRSMACIQTATHAAVLAFGLALRELDYQPRWISDATTPPHRLLLGLLARITGANPEVYWEIQRANPFAPAAREALAEGLRKLEGVVADEHAFRAVFAQSAEPLGGEAPVLRDLCARLFAVPFKPG, from the coding sequence ATGCCCCTTACCCGCATTCTCCTGCTCGGCGCCAATGGCGCGGTCGGGCGCGCGTTCTCCCGCCTGCTCGCTGGTGAAGGCCGGGCCGTCATCGGCGCGGATCTCGGCGAGACGCGCGCGGACGAGTCCGTGGCCGAATACCTGCGCGCCGACGTGAGCGCGCCCACCCCGGAGCTGCTGCGCCAGGTGGCCGGCGCGGACTGCGTGCTGGCCGCCCTCCCGGAGCCCGCCATCCTCGCCGCGCTCGGCTCCGTCGTCCCGGCGATGCGCCCGGGGACCCTCTTCGTGGACACCAGCTCCGTGAAGTCGGAGATCGTGGAGCGTGCCGGGCACGACGCGCGCGCGGTGGAGTTCCTCAGCATCAACCCGTTGTTCGCCCCCAGCGTCCCCTTCCGCGGGCAGAACGTCGCCGTGGTGGGCGAGCGCGGTGGGGAGAAGGCGCGCGAGTTCGTGGCGTTGATGGAGGGGTGGGGCGGCCGCGTGGTGCCCTTCACCGCCGAGGAGCACGACCGGTCCATGGCCTGCATCCAGACGGCCACCCACGCCGCGGTGCTCGCCTTCGGGCTGGCCCTGCGCGAGCTCGACTACCAGCCGCGGTGGATCTCCGACGCCACCACCCCGCCGCACCGGCTGCTGCTGGGACTGCTCGCCCGCATCACCGGGGCCAATCCGGAGGTGTACTGGGAGATCCAGCGCGCCAATCCCTTCGCCCCCGCCGCGCGCGAGGCGCTGGCCGAGGGCCTGCGGAAGCTGGAGGGCGTGGTGGCGGACGAGCACGCGTTCCGCGCGGTGTTCGCCCAGAGCGCGGAGCCGCTGGGCGGCGAGGCCCCGGTGCTGCGGGACCTGTGCGCCCGGCTGTTCGCCGTGCCGTTCAAGCCGGGCTAG
- a CDS encoding NAD(P)/FAD-dependent oxidoreductase, whose amino-acid sequence MSSSFDVVVVGNGALGHATARALISADPSLKVAVVGQAHRPTGASPASGAMLGTFGEVTAPLLRSHYGRTKVELAVRASHLWDEWVAGLNAELPAEQRLEIKRGTFVINNNLSGEIEDENYTAIIATLRKYEEKWEEVDPSAIPGLQPAADSRPLRALFIPREGTVDSSRLLAAYGAVAGRSQRLRVVEDGVRTLRINNGKVEGVETLGGEVLNGSHVVLAAGIGTQGLLDQHPALARRIPRLFAGGGTSVLLEADMPITPNVVRTPNRAFACGLHAVPRSDRTVYIGATNHITPRPFERANVSDMYFLLECAMDQLHQGHQSSRLVTWNSGNRPVSIDGCPLIGPTSVSGLWMLTGTYRDGLHLSPLLAQDMARRILGREPLFENLFAPERQPISTRTREEAIEDGIRHYEAVGYEHRMTIPRVGWHVTFQRMYRNTLASVYEALESDYVIPPEFVPMIDNDRKHWVPFLREYYRNIKAAHG is encoded by the coding sequence ATGTCGTCCTCGTTCGATGTGGTGGTGGTTGGCAATGGCGCGCTGGGGCACGCGACCGCGCGCGCCCTGATCTCGGCGGATCCCTCCCTGAAGGTGGCGGTGGTGGGCCAGGCGCACCGGCCGACGGGCGCCTCGCCCGCCTCGGGCGCGATGCTCGGGACCTTCGGCGAGGTGACGGCCCCGCTCCTGCGCAGCCACTATGGCCGCACCAAGGTGGAGCTCGCCGTCCGCGCCTCGCACCTGTGGGACGAGTGGGTGGCCGGCCTCAACGCGGAGCTGCCGGCCGAGCAACGGCTGGAGATCAAGCGCGGCACCTTCGTCATCAACAACAACCTGTCCGGGGAGATCGAGGACGAGAACTACACGGCCATCATCGCCACGCTGCGCAAGTACGAGGAGAAGTGGGAGGAGGTGGATCCCTCCGCCATCCCCGGGCTCCAGCCGGCCGCGGACAGCCGCCCGCTGCGCGCGCTCTTCATCCCGCGCGAGGGCACCGTTGACTCCAGCCGCCTGCTGGCCGCGTACGGCGCGGTGGCGGGGCGCTCGCAGCGCCTGCGCGTGGTGGAGGACGGCGTCAGGACGCTGCGCATCAACAACGGCAAGGTGGAGGGCGTGGAGACGCTGGGGGGCGAGGTGCTCAACGGCTCGCACGTGGTGCTGGCGGCGGGCATCGGCACCCAGGGGCTGTTGGATCAGCACCCGGCCCTGGCGCGGCGCATCCCCCGGCTGTTCGCGGGAGGCGGCACCTCGGTGCTGCTGGAGGCGGACATGCCCATCACCCCGAATGTGGTGCGCACCCCCAACCGCGCCTTCGCCTGCGGCCTGCACGCGGTGCCCCGCTCCGATCGCACCGTCTACATTGGCGCCACCAACCACATCACGCCCCGCCCATTCGAGCGCGCCAACGTGAGCGACATGTACTTCCTGCTCGAGTGCGCGATGGATCAGCTCCACCAGGGGCACCAGTCCTCGCGGCTGGTGACGTGGAACTCGGGCAACCGGCCGGTGAGCATCGACGGGTGCCCGCTCATCGGGCCCACCTCGGTGTCGGGGCTGTGGATGCTGACGGGCACGTACCGTGACGGCCTGCACCTGTCGCCGCTGCTGGCGCAGGACATGGCGCGGCGGATCCTCGGCCGCGAGCCGCTGTTCGAGAACCTCTTCGCCCCGGAGCGCCAGCCCATCAGCACCCGCACCCGCGAGGAGGCGATCGAGGACGGCATCCGCCACTACGAGGCGGTGGGCTACGAGCACCGGATGACCATCCCGCGCGTGGGCTGGCACGTCACCTTCCAGCGCATGTACCGGAACACGCTGGCCAGCGTGTATGAGGCCCTCGAGTCCGACTACGTGATTCCGCCGGAGTTCGTCCCCATGATCGACAACGATCGCAAGCACTGGGTGCCGTTCCTGCGCGAGTACTACCGCAACATCAAGGCGGCCCACGGCTAG
- a CDS encoding methyltransferase domain-containing protein: MPPSYLAHLRCPRCHAPLAEAAGALRCQGCEQRYPLMQDGAFPVLVPEPKPYLAENLTQFVRHGHERREFARMIDEALAAHPWRETTLRPLHSALLRNLETTDSLGAEIAAQQSPEERAAAGEGHGSAGGQADYGPELLGFVQTDWSDAPEMAAQRATVMEKVGGMLDRFSSGGPALLLGGGAGRAYYDLAPRFERLMGCDLCYTYVSLYHRVQRAPVPLAEIHFPVLASDVVATPFVAQRPAADGGRTHDAYFVADATRLPVADASQRTVVSIYFSDCVPFPALVRELHRVLEPNGTFVSYGPMIHRSLPPTGWFTPSEVMAIARQAGFECEFQEWSELPFRESPHHGIRSTHRVWAYTLRKRG; the protein is encoded by the coding sequence ATGCCTCCCAGCTACCTCGCCCACCTCCGCTGCCCCCGCTGTCACGCCCCTCTGGCCGAAGCCGCCGGCGCGCTCCGCTGCCAGGGGTGTGAGCAGCGCTACCCGCTGATGCAGGACGGCGCCTTCCCGGTGCTGGTGCCGGAGCCGAAGCCGTACCTGGCGGAGAACCTGACGCAGTTCGTGCGGCACGGCCACGAGCGGCGCGAGTTCGCGCGGATGATCGACGAGGCCCTGGCGGCGCACCCGTGGCGCGAGACGACGCTCCGGCCGCTGCACTCGGCGCTGCTGCGCAACCTGGAGACGACGGATTCGCTCGGGGCGGAGATCGCCGCGCAGCAGTCCCCCGAGGAGCGTGCCGCGGCCGGCGAGGGCCACGGCTCCGCGGGCGGACAGGCCGACTACGGACCGGAGCTCCTCGGCTTCGTGCAGACCGACTGGTCCGACGCGCCGGAGATGGCCGCGCAGCGTGCCACCGTGATGGAGAAGGTGGGCGGAATGCTGGATCGCTTCTCCAGCGGCGGCCCCGCGCTGCTGCTGGGGGGCGGTGCCGGCCGCGCCTACTACGATCTCGCGCCCCGCTTCGAGCGGCTGATGGGCTGCGACCTCTGCTACACGTACGTCTCGCTGTATCACCGGGTGCAACGCGCGCCGGTGCCGCTGGCGGAGATCCACTTCCCCGTGCTGGCGAGCGATGTGGTGGCGACGCCCTTCGTGGCTCAGCGGCCGGCGGCGGACGGCGGGCGCACGCACGACGCCTACTTCGTGGCGGACGCCACCCGGCTGCCGGTCGCGGACGCGTCGCAGCGCACCGTCGTCTCCATCTACTTCAGCGACTGCGTCCCCTTCCCCGCGCTGGTGCGGGAGCTGCACCGGGTGCTGGAGCCCAACGGCACCTTCGTCAGCTACGGCCCGATGATCCACCGCTCGCTGCCGCCCACCGGGTGGTTCACGCCCTCGGAGGTGATGGCCATCGCGCGCCAGGCCGGCTTCGAGTGCGAGTTCCAGGAGTGGAGCGAGCTTCCGTTCCGCGAGTCCCCCCACCACGGCATCCGCTCCACGCACCGCGTGTGGGCGTACACGCTGCGCAAGCGCGGCTGA